A window of the Torulaspora globosa chromosome 6, complete sequence genome harbors these coding sequences:
- the MRS2 gene encoding Mrs2p (ancestral locus Anc_7.62), whose amino-acid sequence MFLSRRNGLLRCACRLRPLPVAVAKRFVTTEKSSLSLPPLNHQLLSLKPTTPSDAHVSCTVFNEKGDVTAVSEKFPKMGFLRDHSLYPRDLRKIDTTAIDIIPGIIVKNSCIVFNMLHIKALIEKDRVYVFDTANPLAVAKLGVLMYDLEAKLSCKNAGYMSTLTQYYEHRALESMLINVMSSLETDFKRHSKLCGQILTDLEDEVNRDKLRDLLIRSKDLTLFYQKSLLIREVLDELLENDDDLAGMYLTVKKKEQDDDFADLEMLLETYYTQCDEYVQQAESLIQDIKSTEEIVNIILDANRNSLMLLELKVTIYTLGFTVATLLPAFYGMNLKNFIEESNYGFGGAVLFSIVAALMVTGANFRALRSVTKLTMLNNHAGAESVRHKQLASKYAEEHIPSFWTRWAQWTSLVWNGRAGAIQRQQGKKDRDIAWKWLIDDEKK is encoded by the coding sequence ATGTttttgtcaagaagaaatggattACTACGATGTGCTTGCAGACTGCGACCTTTGCCCGTCGCTGTTGCCAAAAGGTTCGTTACGACAGAAAAAAGTAGTCTGAGTTTACCACCATTAAATCATCAGCTACTATCACTGAAGCCAACTACACCAAGTGATGCCCACGTTTCATGCACAGTGTTCAATGAAAAGGGTGATGTTACTGCTGTATCAGAGAAGTTCCCCAAGATGGGTTTCTTGAGAGATCATTCTCTGTACCCTAGAGATCTGCGTAAGATTGATACGACTGCAATTGACATTATACCTGGAATCATCGTTAAGAACAGCTGTATTGTGTTTAACATGTTACACATCAAAGCCCTGATAGAGAAAGATAGAGTGTACGTGTTTGACACAGCTAATCCGCTAGCAGTTGCTAAGCTTGGAGTGCTTATGTATGATTTGGAAGCCAAATTATCGTGCAAGAATGCAGGCTATATGAGTACATTAACGCAATACTACGAACACAGGGCGTTGGAAAGCATGTTGATTAACGTCATGAGCTCACTGGAGACAGATTTCAAGCGCCACAGCAAGCTATGTGGACAGATCTTAACTGATCTGGAGGATGAAGTGAACAGGGATAAGCTACGTGACCTGCTAATAAGATCAAAGGATCTCACGTTGTTTTACCAAAAATCACTGTTAATTCGTGAAGTGCTAGATGAGCTGCTAGAAAACGACGATGACTTGGCTGGCATGTACCTAACCGTCAAGAAAAAGGAGCAGGATGACGATTTCGCAGATCTGGAGATGCTCTTAGAGACTTACTATACACAATGCGATGAGTATGTTCAGCAGGCGGAATCATTAATCCAGGACATTAAGTCAACGGAAGAGATTGTCAACATAATTCTGGACGCGAACAGAAACTCGCTGATGCTGTTAGAACTGAAAGTTACCATATACACATTAGGATTCACAGTGGCAACGTTATTGCCAGCCTTCTATGGTATGAATCTTAAAAACTTTATCGAAGAGAGCAACTACGGTTTTGGCGGAGCAGTCCTGTTTTCCATCGTGGCCGCTTTGATGGTCACTGGTGCTAATTTCAGAGCATTGAGATCCGTTACGAAGCTTACCATGCTGAACAATCACGCCGGAGCAGAGTCTGTACGCCACAAACAACTAGCGTCCAAGTATGCAGAAGAACATATCCCATCCTTCTGGACAAGGTGGGCACAATGGACAAGCCTTGTGTGGAACGGTAGGGCAGGTGCCATACAGCGACAGCAGGGAAAGAAGGATAGAGATATCGCATGGAAATGGCTTATTGACGACGAGAAGAAATAA
- a CDS encoding reverse transcriptase family protein codes for MPRIPPYRRSPKEEGEIVKILDELLEKGFIEPSKSPFSSPVVLVRKKDGSFRLCVDYRVLNNATIKDPFPLPRIEVLLAKIGNSAVFSTLDLHSGYHQIPVKEEDIPKTAFTIHDGKYQYRVMPFGLVNAPSTFSRYMTDIFATFHSFLFTWMTY; via the coding sequence ATGCCACGAATACCTCCATACAGAAGGTCACCAAAAGAGGAGGGAGAGATTGTGAAAATACTAGAtgaattgcttgaaaaagGATTTATCGAACCCTCTAAGAGCCCATTTAGCTCCCCAGTGGTGCTAGTCAGGAAGAAGGACGGTTCGTTCCGCTTATGCGTGGACTACCGAGTTCTGAACAATGCGACGATCAAGGACCCATTCCCTCTACCGAGAATCGAAGTATTGTTGGCAAAGATAGGGAACTCGGCCGTCTTTTCCACACTCGACCTTCACTCCGGCTACCACCAAATCCCggtcaaggaagaagacataCCCAAGACGGCTTTTACAATCCATGACGGTAAATACCAATACCGAGTGATGCCGTTTGGGTTAGTAAATGCACCATCTACCTTCTCAAGGTATATGACAGACATCTTCGCGACCTTCCATTCGTTCTTGTTTACCTGGATGACATATTAG
- the GIP4 gene encoding protein phosphatase regulator GIP4 (ancestral locus Anc_7.61) — protein sequence MLAKAAAGASAPTLRGSVYLDSHDVKIIQYKAAIYKLGEMTRLLNILEKNLERTGSSKIIPLVNYMLSLCEGPLFNVHPILRKRYQLLCEFKACKVTPILPALSTSQIDLKLEFPPFIRDRESLRSKIYDDELQWKLLGCLQKVLANCTTIYERRLRQIQLERNAMRPADTSGRSIPLDLNAVEDLLRPQELSLSLDLAVLINDAEQDTTTRSLLKLQTQVLAKFALCLQSKVLPVIRGYYNQLHTFCASRGISAAAVKELQYWQYSLHRIYALMLRALYIFDVMMSLTTQIYFPNRSYLNDIKTRLLSQNVFSYQEALQRVEELCDSSEHAAIAKLVTALLDLSKQNVAYHVQPGKILELYQNSLSQVVPFLRTSTQTLSEFAEMWTYIEGNLEAQNLINGYEASQLRRMLDERLEADRLTHIERRKVKSSIKEPGSPLKGSSTPNSRHTLRRNLVGKSNGSSNSSVSSTGPSSPGTMSPLRMSRTNSVDVQSSNPLGFASPQVSRRGSIAESRLPTSINASKATMDQKSTPRSPLANRRIMGRPRSSSLQSALESNRKTRQGPASPSRSNSLQADATVNQKIIQEAVSKSFNGAGKVGSPLSKVQTRTTLNHSPSPDDIRCESPASELEKLTLNPEDNQNKEDDFVQITVSSDYPSIASKSNLCIKKVRFIGVPPLDEKEDKSPKRRGWYKKPAVLHYPPPPPQFAVQKYKMRQEGMAFRTSLREEDTTKKSNLLLNLDISQPRDSATQKIASKLRDKLR from the coding sequence ATGCTTGCCAAggcagctgctggtgcCTCGGCTCCTACATTACGAGGATCGGTTTACCTCGACTCTCACGACGTGAAGATAATACAATATAAGGCGGCCATTTACAAACTAGGGGAGATGACTAGACTGCTCAATATTTTGGAGAAAAACCTCGAGAGGACTGGCTCTAGTAAGATAATACCACTAGTGAATTATATGTTGTCCTTATGTGAGGGTCCACTGTTCAACGTGCATCCcattttgagaaagagatatcAACTGCTTTGCGAATTCAAGGCCTGCAAAGTGACTCCGATTCTTCCAGCATTAAGCACATCACAAATTGATCTTAAATTGGAATTTCCGCCCTTTATCAGGGATCGAGAGTCTCTCAGAAGTAAGATTTATGATGATGAACTCCAGTGGAAGCTATTAGGGTGCCTACAAAAGGTGCTCGCCAACTGCACAACGATATACGAGAGAAGACTGAGACAAATACAGCTTGAGCGGAATGCAATGAGACCTGCGGATACTTCAGGAAGGTCTATTCCTTTAGATCTGAatgctgttgaagatcttctcagaCCACAGGAGTTGTCGTTATCTTTAGATCTGGCCGTTCTGATCAATGACGCAGAACAAGACACAACAACCCGCTCACTGCTGAAACTGCAAACGCAGGTACTGGCCAAGTTCGCTCTATGTCTGCAAAGCAAAGTCCTGCCCGTCATCAGAGGCTACTATAACCAACTGCATACTTTCTGTGCTTCCAGAGGTATATCAGCAGCCGCGGTTAAAGAATTACAATACTGGCAATACTCACTTCACAGAATTTACGCGTTGATGCTGAGGGCCCTATACATCTTCGACGTCATGATGAGTTTGACTACACAAATCTACTTCCCGAACCGATCGTATCTCAACGATATAAAGACTCGGCTCCTGAGTCAAAATGTATTCTCATACCAGGAGGCTTTGCAaagagttgaagagctgTGCGACTCGTCTGAACACGCAGCGATAGCTAAACTGGTTACAGCTCTGCTTGATCTTTCTAAACAGAATGTTGCTTACCATGTGCAACCGGGGAAAATCTTGGAACTATACCAGAACTCTTTATCTCAAGTGGTTCCCTTTTTAAGGACCAGTACACAGACCTTGAGCGAATTTGCAGAAATGTGGACATACATAGAAGGTAATTTGGAGGCGCAAAACCTGATCAATGGATATGAGGCTTCACAGCTGCGTCGAATGCTGGACGAACGATTAGAGGCTGACAGGCTGACTCATattgaaagaagaaaggtGAAATCCTCAATCAAGGAGCCAGGATCTCCGCTCAAAGGTAGCAGTACGCCAAATTCCAGACACACGTTGAGGCGAAACCTGGTCGGAAAATCGAACGGCTCCTCGAACTCATCAGTGTCGTCCACTGGCCCAAGCTCACCCGGAACCATGTCACCATTGAGGATGAGTAGGACAAATTCGGTCGACGTGCAGTCCTCTAATCCGTTGGGCTTTGCATCACCGCAGGTCTCACGCCGAGGCTCCATCGCTGAGAGCCGCTTACCAACCTCCATAAACGCTTCGAAGGCAACTATGGACCAAAAAAGTACACCACGTTCCCCCCTTGCAAACAGGAGAATCATGGGTAGACCTCGCTCTTCCTCATTACAGTCTGCCCTCGAGAGCAACCGAAAGACGAGACAAGGCCCTGCTAGCCCATCGCGCTCCAATTCTTTGCAGGCCGACGCAACTGTTAACCAAAAGATCATCCAGGAAGCTGTATCTAAAAGTTTCAATGGAGCTGGAAAGGTAGGCTCACCTCTGAGCAAGGTGCAAACTAGGACGACGCTTAACCATAGTCCAAGCCCGGATGACATCCGCTGTGAGTCTCCTGCATCGGAGCTTGAGAAGCTGACCCTGAATCCGGAAGACAATCAAAATAAAGAGGATGACTTTGTACAGATTACTGTGTCCTCTGACTACCCATCGATCGCTTCGAAGAGCAATCTCTGTATCAAGAAAGTACGATTCATTGGGGTCCCGCCGTTGGATGAAAAGGAGGATAAAAGCCCGAAACGGCGAGGTTGGTACAAAAAACCAGCAGTACTGCATTATCCACCTCCTCCACCGCAGTTCGCTGTCCAAAAATACAAGATGCGCCAGGAAGGAATGGCCTTCAGGACCAGTCTACGGGAGGAAGACACGACCAAGAAGTCAAACCTACTACTGAATTTGGATATTTCGCAGCCTAGGGATTCAGCGACGCAAAAAATCGCATCCAAACTGCGTGATAAACTTAGATAG
- the PRP45 gene encoding mRNA splicing protein PRP45 (ancestral locus Anc_7.60), with protein sequence MSFSSLLPPPRNCKAASKEASSSNRELVVRALTEIDGDQEEVVQHSNVINSVVASKLNFQDFVPIRQRNFNMELPKPSKLEIEETYKRTKKAFDKILASLSKPDGTGVKSSTQVNADAYELKYDTLQPSGAVRSRSLKIVEHAQDPLQPSQVKAGKVVAPPVEEPLAPILHKTDSTETSNKLSKEERERWNIPAAISSWKNPKGYTISLERRLDMDARYNKQHTGAQEVNMGFAKLSNALDVAEREARQEIKLRAEAKRQLADEELRQKELKLKLLAQKAREEREYQRMHPPSRKRLLEQGNDFANEREIARNSRRMELDKDLRRSKMSTADRLRELAYSQGRDVSEKVILGAAKATDAAGDQYDSRLLAKGASSGARVNEGQLYDRPLFDQQLRDSSNRANLEQIESFIRQDKRDTNGPIEFTPASENNEEQSKEYGLQKK encoded by the coding sequence ATGTCCTTTTCCTCACTGCTACCACCACCAAGGAACTGCAAGGCTGCGTCAAAggaagcttcttcaagcaaCAGGGAACTTGTTGTCAGAGCGCTCACTGAGATTGATGGTGATCAAGAGGAGGTGGTTCAGCATAGCAATGTAATAAATTCAGTCGTGGCTTCTAAGCTGAATTTTCAGGACTTCGTGCCAATACGGCAGAGAAACTTCAACATGGAGTTACCGAAGCCTTCTAAGTTAGAGATAGAAGAGACATACAAACGCACCAAGAAAGCATTTGACAAGATTCTTGCAAGCCTCTCGAAACCAGATGGCACAGGTGTGAAAAGTTCTACTCAAGTGAATGCAGATGCATATGAGCTCAAGTATGACACGTTACAACCTAGCGGAGCAGTACGATCAAGATCTCTAAAGATTGTCGAACATGCTCAGGATCCATTACAACCCTCTCAAGTCAAGGCAGGCAAAGTTGTGGCTCCGCCAGTTGAAGAGCCTTTGGCTCCTATTTTACACAAAACTGATTCTACAGAAACTTCTAATAAGCTTTCCAAAGAGGAGCGGGAGCGGTGGAATATACCAGCTGCGATTTCGAGCTGGAAGAATCCCAAGGGTTATACTATCTCGCTCGAACGAAGATTGGATATGGATGCAAGATATAACAAGCAGCATACAGGGGCTCAGGAAGTCAACATGGGGTTTGCAAAACTGTCAAATGCTTTAGACGTCGCCGAACGTGAAGCTAGACAGGAAATCAAGTTGAGGGCGGAAGCTAAAAGACAGCTGGCCGACGAAGAGCTGCGGCAGAAGGAACTTAAACTGAAGCTCCTTGCTCAAAAGGCAAGAGAAGAACGTGAATATCAAAGAATGCACCCGCCTTCCAGAAAGCGCCTACTCGAGCAGGGGAATGATTTCGCCAATGAGCGTGAAATTGCGAGGAATAGTAGAAGGATGGAGCTAGACAAGGATCTCAGAAGATCGAAAATGAGTACAGCTGACAGGCTAAGAGAGCTTGCTTACTCTCAGGGTAGAGATGTTTCTGAGAAAGTGATTTTAGGAGCCGCGAAAGCAACGGACGCTGCTGGCGACCAATATGACTCACGTTTGCTTGCCAAAGGAGCTAGTTCTGGTGCCAGAGTGAATGAAGGACAACTTTATGATCGCCCTCTTTTTGACCAGCAATTGAGAGACAGCTCTAATAGGGCGAACTTGGAACAGATAGAAAGCTTCATACGACAAGATAAACGCGACACAAACGGTCCCATAGAATTTACGCCAGCTAGCgaaaataatgaagaaCAGAGCAAAGAATATGGGCTGCAGAAGAAGTAA
- the ALA1 gene encoding alanine--tRNA ligase (ancestral locus Anc_7.58): MCPDPALSKICFVRELGLFQGFLFPSVGSEILCKIWWKYDYLLNVPLELRGLQEVLSGLRNTFGFKTLSFQLKRLGCCNFARKFGTKPYRMTIGDKEKWTAKKVRETFMNYFKDQQHRFVPSSPVIPYDDPTLLFANAGMNQYKPIFLGTVDPASDFYSLKRAHNSQKCIRAGGKHNDLEDVGRDSYHHTFFEMLGNWSFGDYFKKEAIHYAWELLTDVYGIPADRLYVTYFEGDSKQNLEADLEALELWKAVGVPEDHILPGNAKDNFWEMGDQGPCGPCSEIHYDRIGGRNASALVNQDDPDVLEVWNLVFMQFNREKDGSLKPLPAKHIDTGMGFERLVSVLQDCRSNYDTDVFLPLFSGIQAITGARSYTGKFGAEDADGVDTAYRVLADHVRTLTFALADGGVPNNEGRGYVLRRILRRGARYARKYMNYPIGDFFSRLAPTLIDQVKDMFPEVAKDPSFLFEILNEEEASFAKTLDRGERLFEKYAEAAAKSGTKTLDGKQVWRLYDTYGFPVDLTELMAEEKGLSIDGPGFEKAKQESYEASKRGGKKDNGDLLKLNVHEISQLNDEKVAKTDDSAKYGTENIDATILKLFDGSRFVDEISEPGKKYGVILDKTCFYAEQGGQEYDQGKIVIDDVAEFNVDNVQLYNGFVFHTGTLLEGKLSVNDKIIASYDELRRFPIRNNHTGTHILNYGLLQTLGTEVDQKGSLVAPEKLRFDFSHKKALTIDELRKAEDICNDQIRQNLKVFYKDVPLDLAKSIYNVRAVFGETYPDPVRVLSVGKSVDELLENPANEEWGKYSIEFCGGTHVAKTGDIKEFVILEESGIAKGIRRIVAVTGSEAHEAQRVANDFDLELVAADKLPFSPLKEKKLKELGVRLGQLPISVIKKQELRDRFSKIEKAVKDEVKTRAKKETKQTLDTVKEYFAENESSPFFIKFIDIPTNAKAITEAINHVKSSLKDKSIYLFTGNDPEGRVAHGCFLSDDALSSGIDGPSLSKIVTSAIGGKAGGKGNVFQGVGDKQEGVDKAISELQALFKEKLIV; this comes from the coding sequence ATGTGTCCGGATCCTGCCCTATCGAAAATCTGCTTTGTCCGGGAACTGGGTCTTTTTCAAGGTTTTCTTTTTCCATCAGTTGGAAGTGAAATTCTGTGCAAGATTTGGTGGAAATATGACTATCTATTGAACGTCCCGTTGGAGCTTCGAGGTCTTCAAGAAGTGTTATCTGGCCTACGGAATACATTCGGGTTCAAGACGCTATCCTTccagttgaaaaggttggGTTGCTGTAACTTCGCTAGAAAGTTTGGAACTAAACCATACAGGATGACTATTGGCGATAAGGAAAAATGGACGGCTAAAAAAGTTCGTGAAACTTTTATGAACTACTTCAAGGACCAGCAACACAGGTTTGTTCCATCCTCACCTGTGATTCCATATGACGATCCCACGCTTTTGTTTGCTAACGCTGGTATGAACCAGTATAAGCCCATCTTTCTTGGAACTGTCGATCCAGCTTCTGATTTTTACAGTTTGAAACGTGCCCACAATTCTCAGAAGTGTATTAGAGCTGGTGGTAAGCACAATGATTTGGAAGATGTTGGCAGAGATTCGTATCACCACACGTTTTTTGAAATGTTGGGTAATTGGTCGTTTGGTGACTACTTTAAAAAGGAGGCCATTCACTACGCATGGGAGCTTCTAACCGACGTTTACGGCATCCCGGCTGATAGATTGTATGTTACATACTTCGAAGGCGATTCTAAGCAAAATTTGGAAGCAGATCTTGAGGCCCTCGAGCTGTGGAAGGCTGTTGGTGTGCCTGAGGACCACATTTTGCCAGGGAACGCTAAGGACAACTTCTGGGAAATGGGTGACCAAGGTCCATGTGGTCCCTGCTCTGAAATTCATTACGATAGAATAGGAGGTAGAAATGCTTCCGCTTTAGTTAATCAGGATGATCCAGATGTCTTGGAGGTTTGGAATCTGGTTTTCATGCAATTTAACAGAGAGAAAGATGGCTCTTTGAAGCCGCTTCCCGCTAAGCATATTGATACTGGTATGGGTTTTGAAAGATTAGTGTCTGTTTTGCAAGATTGCAGATCTAATTACGATACCGATGTGTTTTTGCCCTTGTTCTCTGGTATTCAGGCAATTACTGGTGCAAGATCATATACCGGTAAATTCGGCGCTGAAGATGCAGATGGGGTTGATACGGCTTATAGAGTCTTGGCGGACCACGTTCGTACTTTGACATTCGCTCTCGCAGACGGTGGTGTTCCAAACAATGAGGGAAGAGGCTACGTGCTGAGACGTATCTTGAGAAGAGGTGCTCGTTATGCTCGTAAGTATATGAACTACCCAATCGGTGACTTTTTCTCTCGTCTGGCCCCTACTTTGATCGATCAGGTGAAGGACATGTTCCCAGAGGTTGCTAAAGATCCTTCATTTTTGTTCGAAATTctgaacgaagaagaagcttccTTCGCTAAAACTTTGGATCGTGGTGAAAGGCTATTCGAAAAGTATGCTGAGGCCGCTGCTAAGTCTGGTACGAAAACGCTGGATGGTAAGCAAGTTTGGAGACTATACGATACCTATGGTTTCCCTGTTGATTTAACTGAATTGAtggcagaagaaaagggcTTATCCATTGACGGACCAGGTTTCGAAAAGGCAAAGCAAGAATCCTATGAGGCTTCTAAGAGAGGTGGAAAGAAGGATAACGGGGATCTTTTGAAACTGAATGTGCACGAAATTTCTCAACTAAACGATGAAAAGGTTGCAAAAACTGACGACAGCGCCAAATATGGTACAGAAAACATTGATGCTACTATTCTGAAGCTATTCGATGGGTCTCGCTTCGTTGACGAGATTTCTGAACCAGGTAAGAAATACGGTGTTATTCTTGACAAGACATGTTTCTACGCTGAACAGGGTGGTCAGGAGTACGACCAGGGAAAGATTGTTATTGATGATGTGGCAGAATTCAATGTCGACAACGTACAACTTTACAACGGATTTGTCTTCCACACGGGTACCCTTCTTGAGGGCAAACTCTCAGTTAACGACAAAATCATCGCTTCCTATGACGAATTGCGTCGTTTCCCAATCAGAAACAACCACACTGGTACTCATATCCTCAATTATGGTCTTTTACAGACCTTGGGCACTGAAGTCGATCAAAAAGGTTCATTGGTTGCACCAGAGAAGCTAAGATTCGATTTTTCCCATAAGAAGGCATTGACCATCGATGAACTGCGCAAAGCCGAAGACATCTGCAATGATCAAATCAGgcaaaatttgaaggtCTTTTACAAAGATGTTCCTTTGGACTTGGCTAAATCCATCTACAACGTTCGGGCAGTTTTCGGTGAAACGTATCCAGATCCAGTGCGTGTCCTTTCTGTCGGTAAGTCTGTTGACGAGCTCTTGGAGAACCCAGCCAACGAGGAATGGGGCAAGTACTCGATCGAATTCTGTGGTGGCACCCACGTTGCCAAGACTGGAGACATCAAGGAATTTGTCATTTTGGAAGAAAGTGGTATTGCTAAAGGTATTAGAAGAATCGTTGCGGTTACCGGCTCTGAAGCACACGAAGCTCAAAGAGTCGCTAATGATTTCGATCTCGAGCTAGTTGCTGCTGATAAACTACCGTTTTCGCCACtcaaggagaagaaacttAAGGAATTAGGCGTCAGATTGGGCCAGCTACCTATCTCTGTCATCAAGAAACAAGAGTTGCGAGACAGATTCTCCAAGATCGAAAAAGCAGTCAAGGATGAGGTTAAAACAAGAGCTAAGAAGGAAACAAAACAAACGTTGGACACTGTGAAAGAGTATTTTGCGGAGAACGAATCATCTcccttcttcatcaagttcATTGATATCCCTACCAACGCTAAGGCGATCACCGAAGCGATTAACCACGTTAAATCCTCACTCAAAGACAAATCCATATATTTATTCACTGGTAACGATCCAGAGGGCAGAGTTGCCCACGGCTGTTTCTTGTCAGATGATGCTTTATCAAGTGGTATAGATGgtccttctttgagcaagatAGTCACCTCTGCCATCGGGGGAAAAGCTGGTGGTAAAGGTAACGTTTTCCAAGGAGTGGGTGACAAGCAAGAAGGTGTTGACAAGGCGATTTCCGAACTACAAGCTCTTTTCAAGGAGAAGCTAATTGTTTAG
- the POP5 gene encoding RNA-binding protein POP5 (ancestral locus Anc_7.59), with protein sequence MVRLKSRYILFEILYPDEGGIEGTAHITKRDILLRLHRVSPPDISIKSLLQEIRRSLQVNFGDYGSGKANSLLQVKYFSNMTSTGILRCHREDCDLLVAALALITKVGDVDGLMVNPIKMSGTIKKIEEYAGRRSEKLLSVLKQNDEIALDNFHDVSEDEDQEE encoded by the coding sequence ATGGTTCGTTTGAAGAGCCGATACATTCTGTTTGAGATTTTATATCCCGATGAAGGAGGCATCGAGGGAACGGCCCATATCACCAAGAGGGACATTCTACTGAGACTTCATCGGGTCTCGCCGCCGGATATATCAATCAAGTCATTACTGCAGGAAATACGACGATCGCTACAGGTTAATTTTGGAGACTACGGGTCTGGGAAGGCGAACTCTTTATTGCAAGTGAAATATTTTTCCAATATGACATCAACTGGGATTCTCAGATGTCATCGTGAGGATTGTGACTTGCTGGTTGCTGCACTGGCTCTTATAACCAAAGTGGGTGACGTTGACGGGCTCATGGTAAATCCTATTAAGATGAGTGGTACTATAAAGAAGATTGAGGAATATGCCGGAAGGCGAAGTGAAAAACTACTGTCTGTTCTCAAGCAAAATGATGAGATAGCACTCGATAATTTCCACGATGTAagcgaagatgaagacCAGGAGGAATAA